The Allochromatium vinosum DSM 180 DNA window TGGGGCGGCTGCTCTACATCACACGCGCTCTGGCCGATGATCCGGCGCTTCGCTGGCCGTCGAAGATGCTCGATCATGGCGCTCAGATCCTGAGCGATGCGACGCTGCCCGATTTCCTGGAAGCTCTGCCGTCTCGGCTGACTCCGGTACTCGATGCCGCCGTTCCCTTCTGAACTCCCCTTCTGTTCGTTGCTGCAATACTCCGTTCGCGGTCAGGATGAGCTGTCGCGCCGGTCTCGCGATGTGCGAACCGCGATCAAGACGGACGGCTTCATCGGTCAGACGCGCGTGATCGAACACGCCGCACGTCGGGTAGCCGAAAACCTTCAGGAGCAAGGCTGCCTTGCAAAGTGTCTGGGGCCGGACGTCGCCCTCGTACCAATGCCGCGCAGCGGCCTGTTGCGTTCGGGGGCGCTGTGGCCTGCTCTGGTCATCTGCGAGGCGCTGTACCGGCATGGCGCTGGAGCCGAAGTGTTGCCCTGCCTGCATCGTGTCGTCGCTATCCGCAAGGCAGCTACAGCAGCTCAGGGTGAGCGCCCTGAACCACAGGATCACTGCCGGACGACGTGTGTTGAGGTTGACGGTGTCGATCGACCGCGAGCGATCGCGATCGTTGATGACATCGTAACGCGCGGTTCCTCGTTCATCGGCGTTACGCCCCATCTGGTTGCTGCCTTTCCTGATGTACCCATCCGCTGTTTCGCTTTGGTCCGCACGATCAGTCAGGGCGAGATCGAGACCATCCTGTTTCCGACCACGGGCCTGATTCGTTACCGCCAAGGCCAGCTTCGCCGCGAGCCTTGAGCGGACAGTGGAACGGATGTTCCGTCGTCCTGATCGCTGTCGGTGATCCGGTCTTTCTGCTTTTTCTCGTCTGGTCGAGAGGTGCCGGGCTTGTATAGCGAGGGGGCGCATTTTTATATATTTCAACTTTTAAGAGTTTTAGAGCAACTAAATCACTTAAAAATCAAATGCATACAAGCATATTTAGGGAGGAATCCTGGAGCTGAAGCGGAGGAATCCTGGGTTTTGTGGGGAGGAATCCTGGAACAAAAGCGGAGGAATCCTGGACTTTGTGGGAGGAATCCTGGAGCAAAAGCGGAGGAATCCTGGGTATAATGTGAATTCCTCCAAAGAGATTCCACAAATGTCTAGCCGCCAACTCACAGTGACGAAGGCGAACTCCCTTGTGGAGGCTACTTATCACCTCACTTTGGCCGAGCAGCGCCTGCTTCTCCTGGTCATCTCCAGGCTGGATAGTCGCGTTGAACTGGATTCCAGGATTCCTCACACAATCACCGCCGCCGAGGTGATGACGGTCTTTCAGGTCGGTGAGTCACGTGCTTACCAGATCCTGGAAGAGGCCGCCGAGCGGCTCTACACCCGATCAGTGACGATCCACGAGCCCGACCCCCGCCAACCCAAGTCAGATCGACTGGTCACGCGCTGGGTCGCCGCCGTCAACTACAAGCCGGGCACAGGCGCAATCGAACTGTTCTTCGCGCAACCCATCATGCCCTTCATCAGCCAACTGAAGGCTCGGTTCTGTCAGTACCATCTTGCCAACATCGTGCCGATGTCTTCGGTCTATGCCGTGCGGCTCTATGAGCTTTTGATCCAGTGGCGCGATGCCGGCACCCGTCGAGTCGAGTTGGATTGGCTGCGCGAGCGGTTTCTTCTGGGTCAGAAATACGCCAGCATTCGTGATTTCAAGCGGTACGTCCTCCAGATTGCCATCGACCAGATCAACACCCACAGCGACCTCTGGGTGAAATGGGAACAGCACAAACGTGGTCGCGTGGTTCATGCCCTGACCTTCACCTTCGGCCCCAAGGCCGAGCAGAAGCCCGAGACTGAAAGCCGGCCTGCCTCCCCGGCCAACTCAAAACCCGCCAAGCCCAAGCTCACGCGCGCCTATGTCGAACGGCACGCCCAGCCTGGAGAAAGCTGGGAGGAAGCCTGGGAGCGCTGTCGTCGCAAGCTGGAGCAGGAGAATGCTGGATGAACGACGCCGCCCATGACCTGAACCGCTTCGTCGAGGCCCAGCGCGACATCTACGCCCAGGCGCTGGCCGAACTGCGTGCCGGCCGCAAACGCTCGCACTGGATGTGGTTCGTCTTCCCGCAGATCGCCGGACTCGGATCGAGCGCAATGGCGTGCCGCTATGCCATCCGCGACCTGGACGAGGCGCGGGCCTATCTGAACCATCCAATCCTTGGGGCGCGGTTGCGCGACTGTGCCGAGGCGCTATTGGCCATCAAGGAGCGATCGGCACGGGAGATTCTGGGATCGCCGGACGACCTGAAGCTGTGCTCCAGTGCCACGCTCTTTGCCCAGGTCTCGCCGCCGGGGTCGGCGTTCCATCGGTTGCTGGAACGGTATTGTGGAGGGCAGCCTGATCGGTTGACGCTGGAACGCCTGTCGGCTGGATCCAGGCATGATGAGCGATGATCGGGGCACCTATCTGGTGCGGCTGATCCCCGAGCACTCGGGGCCGGTGCGCATCGGTCGGCTCGGCATCCTGACGCTGGCCGGCGGGGAGCTGCTCTATGTCGGCAGTGCGCTGGGGCCGGGCGGACTGGCGGCGCGCTGTCGTCATCATGGGCGCGAGGCCGCACGTCCGCATTGGCATCTGGATTATCTGCGCCCGCACTGTCGTGTTCCGGGATGCTGGGTCGCACGCGGACTGGCGCGGCGCGAGCATGTCTGGGCACGCTTGCTCGGCACATTGCCGGGCGCCTCCTGGCCACTGGCGCGCTTCGGGTCGAGCGACTGCGACTGT harbors:
- a CDS encoding RepB family plasmid replication initiator protein; the encoded protein is MSSRQLTVTKANSLVEATYHLTLAEQRLLLLVISRLDSRVELDSRIPHTITAAEVMTVFQVGESRAYQILEEAAERLYTRSVTIHEPDPRQPKSDRLVTRWVAAVNYKPGTGAIELFFAQPIMPFISQLKARFCQYHLANIVPMSSVYAVRLYELLIQWRDAGTRRVELDWLRERFLLGQKYASIRDFKRYVLQIAIDQINTHSDLWVKWEQHKRGRVVHALTFTFGPKAEQKPETESRPASPANSKPAKPKLTRAYVERHAQPGESWEEAWERCRRKLEQENAG
- a CDS encoding DUF1810 domain-containing protein, with the protein product MNDAAHDLNRFVEAQRDIYAQALAELRAGRKRSHWMWFVFPQIAGLGSSAMACRYAIRDLDEARAYLNHPILGARLRDCAEALLAIKERSAREILGSPDDLKLCSSATLFAQVSPPGSAFHRLLERYCGGQPDRLTLERLSAGSRHDER
- a CDS encoding GIY-YIG nuclease family protein, with the translated sequence MMSDDRGTYLVRLIPEHSGPVRIGRLGILTLAGGELLYVGSALGPGGLAARCRHHGREAARPHWHLDYLRPHCRVPGCWVARGLARREHVWARLLGTLPGASWPLARFGSSDCDCPAHLLRLEQTPETAALSALLGVPLVWRMARGRFEEFEA